From one Culex quinquefasciatus strain JHB chromosome 3, VPISU_Cqui_1.0_pri_paternal, whole genome shotgun sequence genomic stretch:
- the LOC6037559 gene encoding methionine synthase reductase codes for MLDLAHLVEKYGEILTIPPAPVKFIKLVDAESDEEKPNNYHLQSSCIQPFCATRVFQYKISNHTIIAQGEDIKTVYDVVLTTASEVDYRWTPGDTVGILTRNLDEDVDSLVDHLELQSIQHKLYRVEVDPATKKKGAKVPVYIPKLVPLRKLFAECLDLKSIPKKLFIRALLDFTEDDAEKRLLSVLCSKDSSAFDDVVLKTGMSFLTLLQNVPRCKPPVSVLIEHLPRLMPRPYSIANAHGEGGKVRILFSISEACPGLTTSFLRSCCDTNDPVFLYFRSTTHFSYKEDDLIKDIVMIGVGTGIAPYLGILEHRRNSKEAGSLGKAWLFAGFRHEETSYLCRDELSRCLKENILNDLSVAFSRDPNAHCRYVQDQLEASKERLVRTLCDSDGKLYVCGDGKMMLPQVEEKIGKILADVLCISDEQVKALIKEWKTKHKYIEDVWL; via the exons ATGCTTGACCTAGCCCATCTTGTCGAAAAGTATGGTGAGATTTTGACCATACCACCTGCACCTGTTAAGTTTATAAAATTGGTGGATGCTGAATCGGAT GAAGAAAAACCCAATAATTACCACCTGCAGTCGAGCTGCATTCAACCTTTTTGCGCCACCAGAGTCTTCCAATACAAAATCTCGAACCATACAATCATCGCTCAAGGGGAGGACATCAAAACGGTTTATGACGTCGTGCTGACCACGGCTTCCGAAGTCGACTATCGTTGGACACCGGGCGATACCGTTGGTATACTGACAAGAAATTTAGATGAAGATGTGGACAGTTTGGTTGATCACTTGGAACTGCAGTCTATCCAACACAAGCTCTATCGCGTTGAGGTTGATCCTGCTACGAAGAAAAAAGGTGCTAAAGTTCCAGTTTACATCCCCAAATTGGTTCCATTGAGGAAGCTTTTTGCCGAGTGTCTCGATTTGAAGTCGATTCCAAAAAAG CTCTTCATTCGAGCTCTCCTCGATTTCACCGAAGATGACGCAGAAAAACGACTCCTTTCCGTGCTCTGCAGCAAGGATAGTTCTGCCTTTGACGATGTGGTCCTCAAGACAGGAATGAGTTTCCTCACGTTGCTCCAGAACGTCCCCAGGTGCAAACCTCCAGTGTCGGTTCTGATCGAACATCTTCCTCGCCTCATGCCTCGGCCTTACTCGATTGCCAACGCTCATGGCGAAGGTGGAAAagttagaattttattttcaatatccgAGGCTTGTCCAGGGTTGACGACCTCATTTCTTCGCAGCTGTTGTGATACTAATGATCCAGTGTTTCTGTACTTTCGAAGCACGACCCATTTTAGCTACAAGGAGGACGACCTGATCAAGGATATCGTCATGATCGGGGTTGGCACGGGAATTGCTCCATATCTGGGAATCCTAGAACATCGAAGAAACTCAAAAGAAGCAGGGTCACTCGGAAAAGCTTGGCTTTTTGCAGGATTTCGGCACGAGGAAACGAGCTATCTTTGTCGAGATGAACTCTCCCGCTGCTTAAAGGAAAACATTCTGAACGATCTATCTGTGGCATTTTCGCGGGACCCAAACGCACACTGCCGTTACGTTCAGGATCAGCTGGAAGCGAGCAAGGAACGGCTCGTGCGGACGCTTTGCGATTCGGACGGGAAGTTGTACGTGTGTGGCGATGGGAAAATGATGCTTCCCCAAGTTGAGgagaaaattggcaaaattttggCCGATGTTTTGTGTATATCTGACGAGCAGGTGAAAGCACTGATCAAGGAGTGGAAAACGAAGCATAAGTACATTGAGGATGTTTGGTTGTGA